From one Aspergillus fumigatus Af293 chromosome 8, whole genome shotgun sequence genomic stretch:
- a CDS encoding sulfotransferase family protein has product MSRAIDRLAEPAEKKKKKVIVASSSRTGTLGLYFAMKILGYTPYHMYEVALVQGTPGMAALLEAVIAEHNRLSGIKRFDKGDLDKLTADYDCLIEIPSFLGPALLDEYAQDPEVKIILTERDPDRWAKSVNGTAGFVVKAAASFPLNVLKHFDEELGIFLALNTTVYAVVADSTKPGQPGNEAALRRNYVEYIKAVKNTVPKDRLLVIKLEDGLGWEQICPFLGVPIPEEKYPRGNDADNFKGLVENYFRERTRAAMVRLGVLLVPALGVTGYLGWKYFGKLA; this is encoded by the exons atgtCTCGAGCGATTGACAGGCTGGCTGAGCcagcggagaagaaaaagaagaaggtcatTGTCGCCAGCTCCAGCCG AACTGGGACGCTTGGTCTCTACTTTGCCATGAAGATACTTGGCTACACGCCCTACCACATGTACGAAGTGGCACTAGTGCAGGGCACACCAGGGATGGCAGCCCTTCTGGAGGCCGTAATCGCGGAACACAATCGGCTATCAGGCATCAAACGGTTCGACAAGGGTGATTTGGACAAGTTGACAGCCGACTATGAT TGCCTTATTGAGATCCCGAGTTTCCTTGGCCCAGCCCTCCTCGACGAGTACGCACAGGACCCCGAGGTCAAGATTATCCTGACGGAGCGGGACCCCGATCGATGGGCCAAGTCGGTCAACGGCACGGCAGGCTTTGTCGTCAAGGCGGCCGCTTCGTTTCCGTTGAACGTGCTCAAGCATTTCGACGAGGAATTAGGGATCTTTCTGGCCCTCAACACCACTGTGTACGCCGTCGTTGCTGACAGTACAAAGCCGGGCCAGCCGGGTAATGAGGCGGCTCTCAGGAGGAATTACGTTGAGTA TATCAAGGCAGTGAAAAATACGGTTCCTAAAGACCGTCTTCTAGTGATCAAGCTTGAAGATGGGCTCGGATGGGAGCAGATTTGCCCGTTCTTGGGTGTGCCCATTCCCGAAGAGAAATATCCGCGCGGCAACGACGCCGATAATTTCAAGGGGCTTGTGGAGAATTACTTTAGGGAGAGAACCAGGGCCGCTATGGTCAGGTTGGGGGTGCTACTGGTGCCTGCATTGGGTGTAACCGGTTACCTTGGGTGGAAATATTTCGGAAAATTGGCATAA
- a CDS encoding agmatine deiminase family protein — translation MLPPLETGRFFFPPEWHPHIATILGFPSQAATCGELYLQNCREIVDLAAAIAEFEPVRLYARPEDVPGVQQLVHRTVDDPSRVTVIPTSINHCWVRDTGPVYVHDASGELDPKQRLAISFEFNEWGNKNGWEGIDGDYRYANPSMSPEALQENTDFARNVIESDTAPSPVQVVKSRIRTEGGGLVVDGEGTLIVAESYMVCDQRNPGMSRDEIEAELRRLLGVEKVIWVPGRKGLDITDCHVDAEVRFIRPGVLVWSRHHPSVPQVWLDMSQEIRNILEDETDAKGRKFELHAIDEPGPEDLGIQEHDEFVSGYANFYFCNGGVIVPGFGVEEYDRKARETLQALMPERKVRQVQLNAIPLSGGVIHCVTQQIPMPAA, via the coding sequence ATGTTGCCTCCTCTGGAAACGGgtcgtttcttttttccgcCCGAGTGGCATCCCCATATTGCTACCATACTTGGTTTCCCGTCCCAAGCTGCGACATGTGGCGAGCTCTACCTTCAGAACTGCCGTGAAATAGTCGATCTTGCCGCTGCAATCGCAGAGTTTGAACCCGTTCGGCTGTACGCGCGGCCAGAAGACGTACCTGGTGTCCAGCAACTAGTCCACAGAACAGTAGACGACCCCTCCCGAGTGACCGTCATCCCCACGTCCATCAACCACTGCTGGGTACGCGACACCGGCCCGGTGTATGTTCACGACGCATCGGGCGAGTTGGATCCAAAGCAGAGACTCGCGATCAGCTTCGAATTCAACGAATGGGGCAATAAAAACGGGTGGGAGGGTATCGATGGGGATTACCGATATGCCAACCCTTCCATGTCGCCGGAAGCTTTGCAAGAAAACACCGACTTTGCTCGCAATGTCATCGAGAGCGACACCGCCCCATCGCCCGTGCAGGTGGTCAAGTCACGCATCCGCACCGAGGGCGGCGGTCTCGTCGTCGACGGCGAGGGCACCTTGATTGTTGCCGAGAGCTATATGGTCTGCGACCAGCGCAACCCGGGCATGAGTCGGGATGAGATCGAGGCGGAACTGCGCCGGCTCCTGGGCGTGGAGAAAGTCATCTGGGTCCCGGGACGGAAGGGACTCGACATCACCGACTGCCATGTGGATGCGGAGGTGCGATTCATCCGCCCGGGGGTCCTCGTCTGGTCACGCCATCACCCCAGTGTTCCACAGGTGTGGCTGGACATGTCCCAGGAGATCCGGAACATACTGGAAGACGAAACAGACGCGAAGGGTCGGAAGTTCGAACTGCATGCCATTGATGAGCCTGGTCCGGAGGACCTCGGCATTCAAGAGCACGACGAGTTCGTTTCGGGGTACGCCAATTTCTATTTCTGCAACGGAGGAGTGATTGTTCCTGGGTTCGGCGTCGAGGAGTACGACCGCAAGGCGAGGGAAACCCTGCAGGCGCTGATGCCGGAGCGCAAGGTGCGACAGGTGCAACTCAACGCCATTCCCTTGAGTGGTGGAGTGATCCACTGTGTAACTCAGCAGATTCCAATGCCGGCAGCGTAG
- a CDS encoding MFS transporter: MLVAETAAAFFTCPVFGYCVDRTGRRKAPFLGGLVLLAASMCLFTVARSVAMYIIARLLQGASAAMVEVAGLALLKDVAGKQGLGEALGYMGTGSMVGLIAGPPLGGLLNKVGGYYAVCALGFAIVALDAALRLAVLEPGEVECGDNPARYRAIPSTDPEDHDVASEGDTTNAPSGSNVQRDDAFASLKLLKQPRVAITLWALAVDGIIIGAFDATVPSFVEKLFGWDSFAAGLVFLVMAAPSLLEPLFGRLCDRFGVRLMAVIGYSLLTPSLVCLQFVSHDSVSQKILFGVLVAFCGISPDLGQPGLYVESQMVIEEMEQQSPGIFGAKGAVAQAFGLQTMANYAGLAIGPILGDALFDNYGWKAVAWALGALSAATVIPSFWLSSRTYSHETEETEEEDLTVAAGVPYGTI; the protein is encoded by the exons ATGCTCGTTGCGGAAACAGCGGCGGCCTTTTTCACCTGCCCCGTCTTTGGTTACTGCGTTGACCGAACGGGGCGGCGCAAAGCTCCGTTCCTGGGGGGTCTCGTTCTACTCGCTGCGTCGATGTGCCTTTTCACGGTGGCACGATCTGTCGCGATGTACATCATTGCACGACTCTTGCAAGGTGCATCCGCCGCCATGGTTGAGGTCGCCGGTCTTGCCCTTCTGAAGGATGTGGCCGGAAAACAAGGTCTCGGGGAGGCCTTGGGATATATGGGAACAGGAAGCATGGTCGGCCTTATAGCGGGCCCACCCCTGGGGGGTCTTCTAAATAAGGTTGGCGGATACTATGCCGTTTGCGCCCTGGGGTTTGCTATTGTCGCCTTGGACGCGGCTCTACGTTTGGCTGTACTAGAGCCGGGTGAGGTAGAGTGCGGCGATAATCCTGCGCGGTACCGTGCTATTCCGTCAACAGACCCAGAAGACCACGACGTGGCTTCGGAGGGAGATACTACCAATGCACCGTCAGGCTCGAATGTGCAACGCGACGACGCTTTTGCCTCGCTGAAATTGCTGAAGCAGCCGCGAGTCGCAATCACGCTTTGGGCACTCGCGGTTGATGGAATTATTATCGGTGCTTTTGATGCG ACCGTGCCCAGCTTTGTGGAAAAGCTGTTCGGATGGGACTCGTTTGCAGCCGGTCTGGTCTTTCTCGTCATGGCGGCACCGTCGCTTTTGGAACCACTGTTTG GCAGGCTGTGCGACCGCTTTGGGGTCCGTCTCATGGCAGTCATTGGGTATTCCTTGCTGACACCTTCATTGGTTTGTCTGCAGTTTGTGAGCCATGACTCCGTCTCCCAGAAGATTCTGTTCGGCGTGTTGGTTGCTTTCTGCGGCATCTCTCCCGATCTGGGCCAGCCGGGATTGTACGTCGAGTCACAGATGGTGATCGAAGAGATGGAACAGCAGTCACCCGGAATTTTCGGTGCGAAAGGGGCGGTTGCTCAGGCCTTTGGTCTGCAAACCATGGCTAACTACGCTGGCCTGGCCATCGGGCCCATCCTGGGTGATGCTCTGTTTGATAACTATGGGTGGAAAGCTGTAGCTTGGGCCTTGGGGGCACTGTCTGCAGCCACGGTTATACCTTCTTTTTGGTTGAGTAGTCGGACCTATAGTCATGAGACTGaggagacggaagaggaggaccTGACAGTAGCAGCAGGGGTTCCCTATGGGACCATTTGA
- a CDS encoding putative carbonate dehydratase, giving the protein MSRSRVFSFPSLTRARFNPTSNRFASSYCKMGIQLLDKYQLQPLSLDSVPWRRQPGQQVLWIGCSDSGCDELESSGLPADEIFEYRSLGNMMVDDLSCKATLGYALDSLKIRNIVICGHYGCHIASGEVNAGLQKPWSSVLDTLRSTHRRTLDSLTGTERDRALVELNVLEQVHSLRQSAEAAEALQKQQLNIWGMVYDKATKRGYQLIEA; this is encoded by the exons ATGTCTCGTTCCCGAGTCTTCAGTTTCCCCAGTCTTACTCGTGCCAGATTCAACCCAACCTCAAACCGCTTTGCTTCTTCATATTGCAAGATGGGTATACAGCTTCTGGACAAATATCAACTGCAACCATTGAGTTTAGACTCGGTACCGTGGCGTCGACAGCCGGGGCAGCAGGTATTATGGATTGGCTGCTCGGACAGCGGGTGCGACGAACTGGAGAGCTCGGGATTGCCTGCAGATGAGATCTTCGAGTACAGAAGCTTAGGAAACATGATGGTAGATGATCTATCGTGCAAGGCGACCTTGGGTTATGCTTTGGACTCGTTAAAG ATCCGGAATATCGTGATATGTGGACATTACGGGTGTCACATTGCAAGTGGCGAAGTGAACGCTGGCTTGCAGAAACCTTGGAGCAG TGTACTTGACACTCTACGTTCGACTCACCGTCGCACTCTCGACAGTCTGACAGGAACCGAACGCGACCGTGCGTTGGTGGAGTTGAATGTCCTTGAGCAGGTGCACTCGTTACGGCAGTCGGCCGAGGCTGCCGAGGCTTTGCAAAAGCAGCAGCTCAATATCTGGGGCATGGTCTACGACAAAGCGACGAAAAGAGGTTATCAATTAATAGAAGCATGA
- the cafB gene encoding carbonic anhydrase, whose protein sequence is MEPSDQKVDTVPQYLKQSHERIFENNRAWVATKMKDDPAFFEKLSAGQTPEYLYIGCSDSRVPANEIMGLEAGEVFVHRNIANLVPNTDLNVMSVINYAVRHLQVKHIVVCGHYHCGGVKAALTPSDLGLLNPWLRNVRDVYRLHEQELDGIQDATARYRRLVELNVIESCRNVIKTAAVQQSFHERQFPVVHGWIFDVETGLLRDLEIDFEETLRDIKKIYNLAPGS, encoded by the exons ATGGAGCCCTCCGACCAAAAAGTGGACACTGTTCCACAGTATCTCAAACAGTCTCATGAGCGTATCTTTGAGAACAATCGCGCCTGGGTCGCGACGAAAATGAAAGATGACCCCGCTTTTTTCGAAAAGCTCTCTGCGGGGCAGACCCCCGAATATCT GTACATCGGCTGCAGCGACAGTCGCGTCCCCGCCAACGAGATCATGGGTCTCGAAGCCGGGGAGGTCTTCGTCCACCGGAACATTGCGAACCTGGTCCCCAACACAGACCTCAACGTGATGTCGGTCATTAATTACGCAGTCCGCCACCTGCAGGTCAAGCACATTGTCGTCTGCGGCCACTACCACTGCGGCGGTGTCAAAGCGGCGCTGACCCCTTCGGACCTGGGGCTCCTCAATCCCTGGCTCCGGAATGTGCGCGATGTGTACCGTCTGCATGAGCAGGAGCTGGATGGGATTCAAGATGCAACTGCGAGATATAGACGCCTCGTGGAGCTGAATGTTATCGAGTCTTGCCGAAATGTAATCAAGACGGCGGCGGTGCAGCAGAGCTTTCATGAGCGGCAGTTCCCCGTTGTGCATGGCTGGATATTCGATGTGGAGACCGGTCTGCTTAGGGACCTGGAGATTGATTTTGAGGAGACTCTGCGGGATATCAAGAAGATATACAATCTGGCGCCGGGCTCTTAG
- a CDS encoding DUF3405 domain-containing protein: MAIRRALERTSFLTLFFILFMTVSSLKPEYSLGNRIRSPKNYKNPKVVDDPRFEGSTGKNTPKIYRPYPDYDSLKWQSKHRVPFVACLGPRNKLLNESLDDQVGVYVGTPQGFPLPMFGSYDAVGLDGQISFDRYTRYGAYGFGEDEESVPYWTKPSKVNWNQIRWGQLQKQCVERNAKRFMKEASTDTGSEIPHPDLPAEERSAVLIRTYLGKEYSENDLHVIRSMVMELALQTGGEFEVVLLLHVKDESLDIKQEEVYRRILKENIPQEFWDMTVLWNTPLVAERYKDLNTSVIDVHHAQWLPVQWFMREHPEFEHFWNWEIDTRFTGHHYEYVDKIAAFARRQPRRGLWDRNARFYIPQIHGDYETEYRDYVNRSEPEGVWGPAAVAGPDLKIQVYGPTAPTLFPRDDNFEWGIGEDADFICFLPIFHPIGTRWVIRNEVYGYEQGRELPRRACLITHSRISRRLLTALDEENLAGRHMGSELFPVTTALYHGMKAVSAPHPIFSERPFPPQDVGFIFNSGVNGRTGSTKFSPFSWGREIPFRDTSWYYRANLPGRLYWNFLGWEKGGTGGKEVRMFINRTQMLS; encoded by the exons ATGGCTATTCGACGGGCTCTCGAAAGGACATCCTTCCTCactcttttcttcattttgTTCATGACGGTGTCTTCTTTAAAGCCTGAGTATAGCTTGGGGAAT CGGATCCGATCCCCGAAGAATTACAAGAATCCGAAAGTCGTCGATGATCCTCGATTTGAAGGATCGACAGGAAAGAATACTCCGAAGATATATCGCCCTTATCCGGATTATGATAGCTTGAAATGGCAAAGCAAACACCGTGTGCCCTTTGTTGCTTGCCTTGGACCGAGAAACAAGCTACTGAACGAGAGTTTGGATGACCAGGTTGGTGTCTACGTTGGCACCCCTCAAG GGTTTCCACTCCCCATGTTTGGCTCCTACGATGCTGTTGGACTTGATGGACAGATTTCCTTCGACCGATATACGCGGTACGGTGCCTATGGGTTCggagaggatgaagagtctGTGCCATATTGGACAAAACCATCCAAGGTAAACTGGAATCAGATCAGATGGGGCCAACTGCAGAAGCAATGTGTCGAACGAAACGCGAAAAGATTTATGAAAGAAGCTTCTACTGACACAGGCTCCGAGATCCCGCACCCGGACCTTCCAGCTGAGGAGCGCAGCGCTGTCCTCATTCGCACATATCTCGGGAAAGAATATTCTGAAAACGACTTGCATGTTATTCGCTCCATGGTCATGGAACTTGCTCTTCAGACTGGCGGCGAGTTTGAAGTTGTTTTGCTACTGCATGTGAAAGATGAGAGTCTGGATATCAAACAGGAAGAGGTGTATCGGAGAATCCTCAAAGAGAATATTCCCCAGGAGTTCTGGGATATGACTGTCCTGTGGAACACCCCTCTGGTGGCCGAACGATACAAAGATCTTAACACTTCTGTCATCGA TGTTCACCATGCACAGTGGCTCCCCGTTCAGTGGTTCATGCGGGAACATCCTGAATTCGAACATTTCTGGAACTGGGAAATCGATACACGTTTTACGGGTCACCACTACGAGTATGTGGACAAGATTGCAGCCTTTGCTCGCAGGCAACCACGCCGCGGATTATGGGATCGCAATGCTAGGTTCTACATCCCCCAAATCCACGGTGATTATGAGACCGAGTACCGAGACTACGTGAATCGAAGTGAACCCGAAGGAGTATGGGGCCCAGCGGCAGTGGCTGGTCCTGATCTCAAGATCCAAGTTTATGGACCCACGGCACCGACTCTATTCCCGAGAGACGATAACTTCGAATGGGGAATTGGCGAAGACGCTGATTTTATCTGCTTCCTCCCCATATTTCATCCCATTGGTACGCGATGGGTGATTCGGAATGAAGTGTACGGCTACGAGCAGGGACGAGAGCTGCCACGACGGGCTTGTTTGATCACACACTCGAGGATTTCCCGTCGCTTGCTCACAGCCCTCGATGAAGAGAACCTTGCAGGTCGGCACATGGGCTCGGAACTATTCCCAGTAACAACAGCCCTATACCATGGCATGAAGGCCGTAAGCGCTCCTCATCCAATCTTTTCTGAGCGGCCCTTTCCCCCACAGGATGTCGGTTTCATATTCAATTCGGGCGTCAATGGCAGAACGGGAAGCACGAAATTTAGCCCATTCTCCTGGGGCCGGGAGATTCCATTCCGTGATACGTCATGGTATTACCGCGCGAATCTTCCTGGACGGCTCTACTGGAATTTCCTTGGATGGGAAAAGGGAGGCACTGGAGGAAAGGAGGTACGCATGTTCATTAACCGTACCCAAATGCTATCATGA
- a CDS encoding type III PLP-dependent enzyme, with translation MVHQFCARPHSGGMDSTERLIDLAIQTRLFSLSNCDGWAIADEPFFVADLGQVIRQHRRWRVNLPDVLPFYAVKCNPDPNLLRLLANLGTGFDCASIEELRTVLSLGVDPCRIIFANPCKSVSSLVFAARTGVTRTTFDNLDELDNIRTFLPNAELVLRLYASDSDALINLGEKFGATVEASLPLLQRARELGLDVCGVSFHVGTGASNASAYVTAIRDAKIVFGYGKSLGFDMNLLDIGGGFQDSNLEDIACVLRPILKEEFPGVRLLAEPGRYYVRSAYTLACKVLSRRRHSGTDHHDRPDMLYQNDGVYGNFMNVLIEKETVRPSLVAYTWPFHSRGNNTRRKLEEHRYTIWGPTCDSMDCVAKDVPMTSEIRIGDWLKYKNMGAYTIATATQFNGFSNQYDVIYINTESMDHQVTHRKSVSKSIPGSLM, from the exons ATGGTACACCAGTTTTGCGCCAGACCTCATTCCGGAGGAATGGACTCGACCGAGCGGCTCATTGATTTGGCGATTCAAACTCGCCTGTTTAGTTTGAGCAATTGTGACGGTTGGGCCATTGCTGATGAGCCCTTTTTTGTTGCGGATCTGGGTCAGGTTATCCGCCAGCATCGCCGATGGAGGGTAAACCTGCCAGATGTGCTCCCTTTTTATG CGGTGAAATGCAACCCCGATCCTAATCTACTCAGACTTCTAGCAAATCTGGGCACTGGCTTTGATTGCGCGTCGATAGAGGAGCTACGCACAGTTCTCAGTCTAGGGGTCGATCCATGTcgcatcatcttcgccaacCCCTGCAAATCTGTCTCGTCATTGGTCTTCGCGGCTCGAACCGGTGTGACGCGAACAACCTTTGACAACCTTGATGAGCTAGATAACATCCGAACCTTTCTGCCCAATGCAGAACTGGTCCTGCGACTTTATGCCAGCGACAGTGACGCTCTGATAAACCTGGGGGAGAAGTTCGGTGCCACAGTTGAGGCCTCGTTGCCTCTGTTGCAACGAGCACGTGAGCTAGGGTTAGATGTGTGTGGGGTGAGTTTCCATGTTG GGACGGGGGCCTCCAATGCATCTGCCTATGTGACCGCCATCCGGGATGCCAAGATTGTCTTCGGATATGGCAAGAGCTTAGGGTTTGACATGAACCTTCTGGACATTGGTGGAGGATTCCAGGACTCTAACTTGGAGGATATTGCATGTGTTCTGAGACCTATACTCAAAGAAGAGTTTCCTGGGGTCCGCTTGCTTGCGGAGCCGGGTCGTTACTATGTTCGCAGTGCCTACACCCTTGCGTGCAAGGTTCTGTCCAGACGGCGTCACAGTGGTACAGATCATCACGACAGGCCCGACATGCTCTACCAGAACGACGGGGTATATGGGAATTTCATGAACGTACTGATTGAGAAAGAAACAGTGCGGCCATCCTTGGTCGCGTACACTTGGCCATTCCACAGCCGCGGCAATAATACTCGGCGGAAACTCGAGGAGCATCGATACACGATCTGGGGCCCCACTTGCGACAGCATGGATTGTGTTGCCAAGGATGTGCCCATGACCTCCGAGATCCGCATAGGCGATTGGCTCAAGTACAAGAATATGGGTG CCTACACTATAGCAACGGCGACTCAGTTCAATGGGTTTTCGAACCAGTATGACGTGATCTACATTAATACAGAGTCCATGGACCATCAAGTGACGCATAGGAAAAGCGTTAGCAAATCTATACCTGGATCATTAATGTAA